The DNA segment GTTGAGTTGTTCTCGAAGAAAAACTTATCTTCATTGGTTGGCTTGACGCCTGTGTAGTACAGGTAATACTTTCCGCCAAATTTGACTATGTTCGGCGTAAAGACCGCAAATGAATCGAATGCTCCCTTTTTCCCCAGGCCAAGAGCCTGCCCCTGCTCTGTCCATGTCCTGCCTTCATCGGTACTGGTTGCATACCAGATGGTGCCAACGTATCCACTTGTCTTGAGATGAAGAAAATTCCTCGGCAGTTTTGCATGATCGACTTTTGTGTACCAGACATAATAAGTCTCGCCCACGCGGATTATGTCACTCGGATCACGGCGGGTAATCCCGTTTTCAAGCCCAATCCCTGACACCTCCTGGTAGCGGAAAGTTTTTCCCTCCAACTGAGCTTTCATCTTGTCAATCGATTCGGCCTCGACCTCACCGCCAACAACGGTCGCCGTTGCCGACATAATCAGCACTGTCAAACAGAGCACACCTGCAATCCTGTAACAAAAACACGAATGACTCATTGAGCTCCTTTCAAAAGCCTCTGCATGATATTTCCAAATTCTGAGGCGGAAAATACGCCTTATTCCATCATCTCCATTGAATTTTCGCCATCGGTTCGGCAATCTTGATCATATCCGCACTCATCAAAAGGGAAAATCTACGCCCCAGCCTGCATAACCTGATGTGCTTTGCCGAGCTTCTTCCATGTAGATTTCTGACACCCTGATGTTATTATCGCTTGCTCAAGTGCGCATCTTATGTCAGCCTGCTTTAGATTATAGAAGCCATTTCAAAATGCCTCTACTATTTTCGCAATCCACACGAACCACCACTAATAAAATATTATTCCCGCAGCTCCTGCATTAGCTCTGGGTTCCATTTCAGATTTCTTGTTGTATGTGACGCTTCCATCACCGTATCCCAAGGGATTGTCAGTTGCGGTTGAAAACACGTTAAACTTAGTATCCATTTCTACCAGGTTACCACCATGTGAAAGGTCCCAGAAATGGCCGCTACCGCCTGCCGCATTGCTGACACGATGTGCGAAGATAGGAGTCCGAGACGTAGCCTCGCCATCATTTTTTGGCCAATGAACCGGGTTGTTGACCATGTTTCCTTCATCGTCCCTGAAACTGTACTTGGGTTCCTCTCCAAAGTAGGTATAATTTGCAAGCCACATATATGGGCTTGTAATATTGGCCGGATCCTGTCCAGCGTCCAGATCAACAGAACCCCAACCCCCATATGCACCGTTCTCATGTAAGTATTCGGGATTCTTAAAAATCGAATCTCCGGACCTAATTGATCGTATGACAGGACACAGCATTACATCCAGATCATCGATATAGGGGACCATAGCATGATACAGACTGTCATTACTGCCGTTACTTCTTGCGTATTCGGGGCTGTGGTCGCCATGGGAATGATATCTGCCGTCATTGTCAGTCGCATACAACTTCAGGTATAGCGAATGACTTCTAATGTTATTCGCGCAGTAGACACGCTTGGCCATTGTCTTGACTTTGCCTAGAGCAGGCATCATGATCGCAAGCAGCAACGCTATGATTGAAATCACGACCAGCAATTCAATTAAAGTAAAAGCCTTTTTGTTATGCATTATTTGCCCCTTTGATCAAAACGAGATTTCCAGTTATATTGTATAATCCAACCAATCCATTTTACAATTCACCGCTGAGCCATCAATATCTTGTTCTCAGGACGTATCGGAATTATCGTTCAATTTTAAAAGTCGCTATCACTCCTCTATGATCTGATGGCCAGGAACCACTGTATCGGATATCCGGCTGTATTTCCGATTTACCCTGATGTTCGGGATTGTTCGGATTTTCACCAATAACAGCAGCATCTGTAACCATCACGCCTTTACCGGCATACATGATCCAGTCAATTCGATCAACTACCTGGTTGGGGCCATCTGGAGCATCAGCATCATAGGGACGTCGGCCAGGCGTATTATTCGCATACGGCGGCGTCCAAGTATTGCCCGGTTTAGCAACCGGATCGGGGAATATTGCTCGGTAGGCATCAACCATGCCGGCATCGGTCATTGTCTTGGAACCTCGCCACTCAATGTCAAACCGCAATGGTGTCCCGGAAGAATTATTGATCCACCGATCTGCTCCGCTTACCATATAATCGGCCGTCCAGTCCAGATGAGATGCTTCGTTAAAATCACCCATAAGTACGACTGGCCTTCCAGCATCGATATGTGTTTGCAGTCGATCACGCGTATAGTTATATGTTTCCTGAATGCTTATTGTATTTAAAATTTCTTGTTCGAATTGCTCCAGGTCTGCTGGAACCGAACCGTTAATTATTCGGTTTTGTACGACCATAGGGCCATATCCGCCTGAAGGCCACCAGTGTGCAACATGAACATAGATCCACTGATCCTCATTGAAATTCACACGGTAAGC comes from the Anaerohalosphaera lusitana genome and includes:
- a CDS encoding type II secretion system protein; this translates as MHNKKAFTLIELLVVISIIALLLAIMMPALGKVKTMAKRVYCANNIRSHSLYLKLYATDNDGRYHSHGDHSPEYARSNGSNDSLYHAMVPYIDDLDVMLCPVIRSIRSGDSIFKNPEYLHENGAYGGWGSVDLDAGQDPANITSPYMWLANYTYFGEEPKYSFRDDEGNMVNNPVHWPKNDGEATSRTPIFAHRVSNAAGGSGHFWDLSHGGNLVEMDTKFNVFSTATDNPLGYGDGSVTYNKKSEMEPRANAGAAGIIFY